From Mobula hypostoma chromosome 8, sMobHyp1.1, whole genome shotgun sequence, the proteins below share one genomic window:
- the six3a gene encoding homeobox protein SIX3a — MVFRSQLELYSALPLLPNSTERAFLFLASSQPQEELSMFQLPTINFTPEQVASVCETLEETGDIERLGRFLWSLPVAPGACEAINKHESILRARAVVAFHTGNFRDLYHILENHKFTKESHGKLQAMWLEAHYQEAEKLRGRPLGPVDKYRVRKKFPLPRTIWDGEQKTHCFKERTRSLLREWYLQDPYPNPSKKRELAQATGLTPTQVGNWFKNRRQRDRAAAAKNRLQHQAVGQSGVCTLSEPGCTAHSAAESPSTAASPTTSVSSMTERAETAASILSVTSSDSECDV; from the exons ATGGTGTTCAGGTCCCAGCTAGAGCTTTACAGCGCTCTTCCTCTCCTGCCAAACTCAACCGAGCGCGCTTTTCTCTTCCTAGCTAGCTCCCAGCCCCAAGAAGAGTTGTCAATGTTCCAGCTACCGACCATCAACTTCACTCCGGAACAAGTGGCCAGCGTTTGCGAGACGCTGGAGGAGACGGGCGACATCGAAAGATTGGGACGTTTCCTCTGGTCTTTACCTGTGGCACCAGGGGCATGCGAGGCGATCAACAAACACGAATCGATCCTCAGAGCCCGGGCGGTAGTAGCCTTCCACACGGGCAACTTCCGAGACTTGTACCACATCCTGGAGAACCACAAGTTCACCAAGGAATCCCACGGCAAGCTGCAGGCGATGTGGCTCGAAGCGCACTACCAGGAGGCCGAGAAGTTGAGGGGTCGCCCTCTGGGGCCGGTCGATAAGTATCGCGTCCGCAAGAAGTTCCCCCTGCCCCGAACCATCTGGGACGGCGAGCAAAAAACGCACTGCTTCAAAGAGAGGACACGCAGCTTGTTACGAGAGTGGTACTTGCAGGACCCATACCCAAACCCTTCCAAAAAAAGGGAACTGGCCCAGGCAACCGGCCTCACCCCGACGCAAGTGGGGAACTGGTTTAAAAACCGTAGGCAGAGAGACAGGGCAGCGGCCGCCAAAAACAG GCTGCAGCATCAAGCGGTAGGACAGAGTGGGGTTTGTACGCTATCGGAGCCGGGCTGCACTGCTCACAGCGCGGCGGAATCTCCGTCCACAGCCGCCAGCCCTACTACCAGTGTGTCGAGCATGACAGAGCGAGCGGAGACGGCCGCATCCATCCTGTCGGTGACCTCCAGCGACAGTGAATGTGATGTATGA